In one Pogona vitticeps strain Pit_001003342236 chromosome 14, PviZW2.1, whole genome shotgun sequence genomic region, the following are encoded:
- the LOC110081995 gene encoding T-box protein VegT-A produces the protein MCGRWPGRKDVGQKQASLRDTAPSRPFSLSLSLSTPPPNICSPALTGTRVQARGGQSSSGHRSPGAGRVWAGRPAGLPGQRALVPSAALPRLGRRRTPGTLRPEGTPPPEGRPVGPLQTPRDTRQAPSGSLAGRPVPSRRSGSFRRLVFFPPEGRDRTPPPPPPPSLPLPSGDLEGLPGGGGGSLSAPPLPAAAFLKPGLAEAPPAVRRPTREGRPRPRRGALLAGGGPSVRLSGQRDGSLARWVVPGSGRAGGSLPFPSKQLPGSLLPQSRAALLWAACPGRAASPEGGQRRGSSHRLLLFPIPFPASKAPPEPMESETPTSNSSSSSSSSSSHGPLGVTLEDRELWAKFHQVGTEMIITKSGRWMFPQCKIKVTGLLPGAKYLLLVDFVPLDNFRYKWNKDKWEIAGKAEPRPPCRTYVHPDSPAPGSHWMKETVSFQKLKLTNNTLDQQGHVILHSMHRYKPRFHILQAEELFGPAGGWSAFHTFSFPETAFTSVTAYQNKEVTKLKIYNNPFAKGFREQGRKAGREGRIARKGPPGAPAKGGTLRGEPRPGLGEPDLAQGKAPGVKEESYAVPASCSSCSGWLPGASHPHQVPAEPLAQGEQSAMAGPEQEEEEEEEEERPMALPAATVCTAQASRHEAAQLSWAERLPELGDVSTPAQLPQPVSLNEFWTRPHQLDFPAVAEQDPKAPDAFGGHLPPLSLPLLPLQDYPGMVVNAGDLGGQPAPRRPMCSPSAPEPTFSQWVVPAHGQYRAGSYGAFPADFGCQGTAGHGGVADWSPYSLFPYACW, from the exons ATGTGCGGCCGCTGGCCTGGCCGAAAGGACGTCGGGCAGAAGCAGGCCTCCCTCAGGGACACGGCGCCCTCCAG GCCcttctcgctctcgctctctctctccacccccccgcCAAATATTTGCTCTCCTGCCTTGACGGGCACCCGAGTCCAAGCCCGGGGCGGCCAGAGCAGCTCCGGCCACCGCTCGCCCGGGGCGGGCCGAGTTTGGGCGGGCCGGCCGGCTGGCCTCCCCGGGCAACGCGCCCTCGTCCCCTCCGCGGCGCTCCCGCGTCTGGGCCGGAGAAGGACTCCTGGGACTCTCCGGCCGGAAGGGACTCCCCCCCCCGAGGGGCGCCCCGTCGGGCCTCTGCAGACCCCGCGGGACACCCGCCAAGCCCCCTCCGGCTCCCTCGCGGGCAGGCCGGTCCCGTCCCGTCGGAGCGGTTCTTTCCGCCGCCTAGTCTTCTTCCCTCCGGAGGGAAGGGACCGGACTCCCCCGCCacccccgcctccctccctccccctcccctccggggACCTCGAGGGGCTGCcgggcgggggagggggcagcctgtccgcccctcctctccccgccgcCGCCTTTTTAAAACCGGGCCTCGCCGAGGCACCTCCAGCCGTGCGGCGACCCACGCGGGAAGGGCGCCCGAGGCCCCGCCGCGGGGCTCTTCTTGCTGGCGGCGGACCCTCGGTGCGGCTTTCCGGGCAGAGAGATGGCAGCCTGGCCCGGTGGGTGGTGCCGGGTTCCGGGCGGGCCGGAGggtctcttcccttcccctcgaAGCAGCTTCCCGGGTCCCTCCTGCCCCAAAGCCGGGCGGCGCTCCTCTGGGCCGCGTGCCCTGGCCGAGCCGCCTCTCCTGAAGGGGGGCAGCGGAG GGGCTCCTCTCACCGCCTGCTGCTCTTCCCGATTCCCTTCCCAGCCTCGAAGGCGCCGCCGGAGCCCATGGAGAGCGAGACCCCCACCAgcaactcttcctcctcctcctcctcctcctcctctcacggCCCCCTCGGGGTCACCCTCGAAGACCGGGAGCTGTGGGCCAAGTTTCACCAAGTGGGGACAGAAATGATCATCACCAAATCCGGGCG GTGGATGTTCCCACAGTGTAAGATCAAAGTCACGGGTTTGCTTCCCGGCGCCAAATACCTGTTGCTGGTGGACTTTGTGCCCCTGGACAACTTCAGGTACAAG TGGAACAAGGACAAGTGGGAAATTGCGGGAAAGGCTGAGCCGCGGCCCCCTTGCCGGACCTACGTCCACCCAGACTCTCCGGCCCCCGGCAGCCACTGGATGAAGGAGACGGTCTCCTTCCAGAAGCTGAAGCTGACCAACAACACCCTGGACCAGCAAGGCCAC gtcATCCTCCACTCGATGCATCGCTACAAGCCGCGTTTCCACATCCTGCAGGCCGAGGAGCTCTTTGGCCCCGCCGGCGGCTGGAGCGCCTTCCACACCTTCAGCTTCCCAGAGACGGCTTTCACCTCCGTCACCGCCTACCAAAACAAGGAG GTCACCAAGCTCAAGATCTACAACAACCCCTTTGCCAAAGGCTTCCGGGAGCAAGGGAGGAAGGCCGGCAG GGAGGGGCGGATTGCCCGGAAGGGTCCACCTGGAGCACCGGCAAAGGGAGGAACCCTGAGGGGGGAACCCAGACCTGGCCTGGGGGAGCCAG ACCTTGCGCAGGGCAAGGCCCCaggggtgaaggaggagagctaCGCCGTTCCTGCCAGCTGCAGCAGCTGCTCTGGGTGGCTCCCAGGTGCCAGCCACCCCCATCAGGTCCCCGCGGAGCCTCTGGCACAAGGAGAGCAGAGCGCCATGGCGGGCcccgagcaggaggaggaggaggaggaggaggaggagaggccgaTGGCCCTGCCGGCCGCCACCGTCTGCACCGCCCAGGCATCCAGGCACGAGGCTGCCCAGCTCTCCTGGGCAGAGAg GTTGCCTGAGCTGGGTGATGTTTCGACGCCAGCCCAGCTCCCACAACCCGTTTCCTTGAACGAATTTTGGACCCGGCCGCACCAGCTGGACTTCCCGGCGGTTGCAGAGCAAGATCCCAAGGCTCCAGACGCCTTCGGTGGCCATTTGCCTCCCCTCTCCTTGCCTCTTTTGCCTCTGCAGGACTATCCTGGGATGGTGGTAAATGCTGGCGACCTGGGGGGCCAACCAGCACCCCGGCGGCCCATGTGCAGCCCTTCTGCCCCCGAGCCGACCTTCAGCCAGTGGGTGGTTCCTGCACATGGCCAGTACCGGGCTGGCAGCTATGGGGCTTTCCCTGCAGACTTTGGATGCCAGGGAACCGCTGGCCACGGCGGGGTGGCCGACTGGAGCCCCTACTCGCTGTTCCCTTATGCCTGTTGGTGA
- the CRKL gene encoding crk-like protein: MSSSSSSSSSSPLSAARFDASDRSSWYAGPLSRAEAQSRLQGQRHGTFLVRDSSTCPGDYVLSVSENSRVSHYIINSLPGRRFKIGDQEFEHLPALLDFYKIHYLDTTTLIEPAPRYPTPLMGSGSAPILPATEENVEYVRTLYDFPGNDAEDLPFKKGEVLVIVEKPEEQWWSARNKDGRVGMIPVPYVERLVRSSKHGNRNSNSYGIPEPAHAYAQPQTTTPLPTVPSTPGAVITPLPSTQNGPVYAKAIQKRVPCAYDKTALALEVGDLVKVTRMNINGQWEGEVHGRKGLFPFTHVKIIDPQNPDENE; encoded by the exons ATGTCCTCGTCGTCgtcctcgtcgtcgtcgtccccgCTGTCGGCGGCCCGCTTCGACGCCTCGGACCGCTCCTCGTGGTACGCGGGCCCGCTGTCCCGGGCGGAGGCGCAGTCGCGGCTGCAGGGCCAGCGCCACGGGACCTTCCTGGTGCGGGACTCGTCCACCTGCCCGGGGGACTACGTGCTCTCGGTCTCGGAGAACTCGCGCGTCTCCCACTACATCATCAACTCCCTCCCCGGGCGGCGCTTCAAGATCGGCGACCAGGAGTTCGAGCACCTTCCGGCCCTGCTCGACTTCTACAAGATCCACTACCTGGACACCACCACCCTCATCGAGCCCGCGCCCAG GTATCCGACACCACTTATGGGATCTGGGTCAGCTCCCATCCTGCCTGCTACAgaagagaatgtggaatatgttcGGACTCTTTATGACTTCCCTGGAAACGATGCAGAGGATTTGCCGTTTAAAAAAGGGGAGGTCCTGGTTATTGTAGAGAAGCCTGAAGAACAGTGGTGGAGTGCCAGAAACAAAGATGGCCGTGTTGGGATGATCCCCGTTCCTTATGTGGAGAGGCTTGTGAGGTCTTCCAAGCATGGGAATAGGAATTCCAACAGCTACGGAATTCCCGAGCCTGCCCACGCTTATGCCCAACCTCAGACCACAACCCCTCTTCCCACAGTGCCCAGCACTCCTGGAGCAGTGATCACCCCTCTGCCATCCACGCAGAACGGACCAGTCTATGCCAAAGCCATCCAGAAGAGAGTCCCATGTGCTTATGACAAGACTGCCCTGGCCTTAGAG GTTGGCGACCTTGTGAAGGTCACACGGATGAATATCAACGGCCAGTGGGAAGGTGAAGTCCATGGCAGGAAGGGGCTCTTCCCTTTCACCCATGTCAAAATAATTGACCCTCAGAATCCCGACGAGAACGAGTGA
- the KLHL22 gene encoding kelch-like protein 22 isoform X2 produces MFAGGLREMEQEEVHIQGISYNAMCQILNFIYTSELELSLNNVQEILTAACQLQIAEVIKFCCDFLMAWVDDENVLDVYRLAELFGLTHLSEQLDSFVLKNFVTFSKTQTYRQLPLEKVYALLSSNSLEVISENEVYEGALLYHYTPEQVETDQVSLMEPPKLLETVRFPLMELQTLQRLHDKLSPCPLKETVAGALAYHKNEGLQPLLQNTHTQLRSEFRCVVGFGGMRSTPSTALSNQARYLHPLLGEWRHFSAALSPRMSNQGIAVLNNFVYLIGGDNNVRGFRAESRCWRYDPRHNRWFQIQSLQQEHADLCVCVLGEYIYAVAGRDYHEDLREVERYDPRTNTWKYVAPLRKEVYAHAGAALDGRMYISCGRRGEDYLKELHCYDPAANCWESLADGPIRRAWHGMAALLGRLYVIGGSNNDSGYRRDVHQVACYTPSTSQWTTVHPLPAGHGEPGIAVFGNTIYVLGGRSHNRGIRMDYVHIYDAERDCWEEGPQLEDDISGMAACVLTLPRAVLVESEHWAPDWPQGRLPHAPDIASEVMSILDWEEFDNLSDD; encoded by the exons ATTGCAGAGGTTATCAAGTTCTGCTGTGATTTCCTCATGGCCTGGGTGGATGATGAGAACGTCCTGGACGTGTACCGGCTGGCGGAGCTCTTTGGCCTGACCCACCTGAGTGAGCAGCTGGACTCCTTTGTCCTGAAGAACTTTGTCACCTTCTCAAAGACACAGACATACCGCCAGCTGCCCCTGGAGAAGGTCTACGCCCTGCTGAGCAGCAACTCCTTGGAGGTCATCTCTGAGAACGAAGTCTACGAGGGGGCCCTCCTTTACCACTACACGCCGGAGCAGGTGGAGACGGACCAGGTCTCTCTGATGGAGCCTCCTAAGCTGCTGGAGACAGTCCGTTTCCCCCTGATGGAGCTGCAGACGCTGCAGAGGCTCCATGACAAGCTCAGCCCCTGCCCGCTGAAGGAGACGGTGGCCGGCGCCCTGGCGTACCACAAGAACGAGGGCCTCCAGCCCCTGCTGCAGAACACGCACACCCAGCTGCGGTCGGAGTTCCGCTGCGTGGTGGGCTTTGGCGGGATGCGCTCGACCCCCTCCACGGCCCTCAGCAACCAGGCCCGGTACTTGCACCCTTTGCTGGGCGAGTGGCGGCACTTCTCGGCAGCCTTGTCCCCCAGGATGTCCAACCAGGGAATCGCCGTCCTCAACAACTTTGTGTACTTAATTGGAGGGGACAACAACGTGCGGGGCTTCCGAGCAGAGTCCCGATGCTGGAG GTACGACCCCCGTCACAACAGGTGGTTCCAGATCCAGTCGCTTCAGCAAGAGCATGCAGACCTCTGCGTCTGCGTTCTGGGGGAGTACATCTATGCCGTGGCGGGCCGGGACTACCACGAGGACCTGCGGGAGGTGGAAAGATACGACCCCAGAACCAACACCTGGAAGTATGTGGCACCTCTCAGGAAGGAG GTGTACGCACACGCAGGAGCGGCTTTGGACGGAAGGATGTACATCAGCTgcgggaggagaggagaggattaCCTGAAAGAGCTCCACTGCTACGATCCTGCGGCCAACTGCTGGGAGAGCCTCGCGGACGGTCCCATCCGTAGGGCCTGGCACGGGATGGCGGCACTGCTGGGCAGGCTCTACGTCATTGGAGGCAGCAACAATGATTCAGGCTACAGGCGAGACGTTCACCAG GTTGCCTGCTATACCCCAAGCACTTCCCAGTGGACAACGGTCCATCCTCTGCCTGCCGGGCACGGTGAGCCGGGCATTGCGGTCTTCGGGAACACCATCTACGTGTTGGGCGGCAGATCTCACAACCGTGGGATCCGCATGGACTACGTCCACATCTATGACGCTGAGAGAGATTGCTGGGAAGAAGGGCCGCAGCTGGAGGATGATATTTCAGGGATGGCCGCCTGCGTCCTCACCTTGCCAAGAGCTGTTCTGGTGGAATCAGAGCACTGGGCCCCTGACTGGCCACAGGGCCGACTCCCACATGCCCCTGACATTGCCTCGGAGGTCATGAGCATCTTGGACTGGGAGGAGTTTGATAATCTGAGCGACGATTGA